The Victivallis sp. Marseille-Q1083 DNA window AGCTGCCGCCGGTTGCGGCCGCCGTGAAATTACCGTTCCGCCGCCCGGTGCGGCGGAACGGCTGGGGATTGGAACGAGCCGGGAGTGCGGCAAAAAGTTACAAAAACGATTTGACTTTATTCGCCTGGAAGAATAGAATACTTTTCGAGGAAAGTCAATGGCATAATGCCCGGCTTTACTAAGGTTAATTCAGCACAGAACGATTTTCGGGTGGTTGATTATGGGCAATGTTTCGAATTTTCCCATTTTTTCCCAGGCATCGTATTTCAAGGATTCCAAAAACGTTCAGTTCCACTCCCATCCGGCGACGGAGCTGATTTATCTGGTGCGCGGTGAGTGCGAAGTGACGCTCAACAATAAAAATGTGCTGGCGACTCCCGGTACGCTGCTGATCATCTCACCGGAAACCGAGCACAACCAGATCAACCACGGACATGTGGAGACGCTGTTTGTCGTCTTTTCGGTCGAGCCGTCCTTCTTCGATTCGTCCACCCGGGTGCTTCAGGTGGAAAAAGACCGCTGGATCGTTCATCTGGTCCACGATATTTGTGAATTGAGCATTCAGACCAACTATGACCTCTGCGACGGCCTGATTTATTCGCTGATCAAGCGGATCAAGCAGTTTGAAAAGGAACAGGCGGACAGCCAGGACCTCCACCCGGCGCTGCAGAAGGCGCTCGAATATATCGAAAGGAATTTTGCCCGGAATTTCGAGTTGAGCGATGTCGCCCGCCATGCCAATGTCAGCCAGAGCCATTTGAAAACGCTGTTCGTTCGCCGTTTCGGGCATTCGCCGCTGCTGTTCATCCAGAATTTCCGCATGGCCCATGCCCGGCAGTTGCTGCTCAACAGTTATCTGGCGGTCTCCGATGTGGCGGCGGCCTGCGGTTACAACGATCCGAACTATTTTTCGCGGGCTTTCCGCAAAATTCATCACTGCACCCCTTCGCGCTACCGGTTGATCGTCGAGGAACGCAAGGAGCATGCCAACGATTTCATCCGGTTGTAAGTCGATGCTCGCCTGGGTTCACGGCCGCGCAGGGAAATCATTTCACTGCCGAAATAAAAAAATCGACAGCCGCCAGGTGGCACGGCTGCCGATCGGTTCGGTTCCGGTCTCCTCTTGACTCTTCCAATTCTGTCCGGTCCCCAACCGTAAAATATAATGAACTGCCGGTTACGGCTCCTCTTATCCAGTGTCGGCATATTCCACCGGCCGTCAGCGGTCGGCAAGGACTCCTCTTGGGAGGGGGCACCGTTTTGCCCGGCCTGCCGACCATTCGTCCCGCTTCCTTGACGAATGATAGATCCCCAGTCAGGTTTTCCCGCCCGCTTGTAGCCATTTCGATGGCGATAAGTCGCGGAACGAAGGAAACATTCCCAATTGCGGATCGCTGTTACAGTTCTCCGGCCCAACACCGCCGCAGCGGTCGGCTGCCGGAGCTTTCTGTAATGCTAGTTTCTTCCACCGGAATGATAGCCGGTTTCATGCCAGAAAAAAATTATTTATGATATCTTCTTGACCATAAAACGTTTAATATGCGATCTGTCCGATGGGGCCGGAGGACGGGAAAAGTAAAAATATTTTTAAGAAAAAAGCGCAATTATCAATTTAATTTGTTTATGACCCGGCTTTTGTTTTTATTGTAAAGAAAAGTTGATATTTTAATTTTTTTTGATCCTTTTTTTCGGTACTCCGCCCGGGATTGCCGTCATTTTTTCCGGAACCGGGCGGATTTTTGTAACGGCTTGGCACCAAGTGCCGCCAAAATTATTTTCATTTTTTTTAGAGTAAAACGGTGGATTTTTTATATAAAAAAATGGTTTCCATGATATGTTTTGACAGTACATGGGCAATCGGGTGAAATGGATGAAGAAAAAAACGTTGCTGCGGCTTCTGGTGCTGCTGGGATTCGCATTCCCGGTGACGGTGATTTTGCTGCATGTTTTTCTGCGCTGTTATTTCATCGCCGAGGAACGCCGGGAAGTGCGGCGGACCTGGGCGCAATTGAAAACGTCCGGTTTTGTTTGCTCCGGGCGGGAAATGGCTGCGCGCCACCCGGCGGCGGAACCGGCGGAGGCCGCCGCATTTATGACTCTGCTGCGGCAAACCGCTGATCTGAACTCGAAATGGTCGGGGAAGGCGGCGGTACAGTCTCCGGAGACGCGGGCCGAACTGGACGCGCTGATGGCTGTCTGGCAGCCTTATTTGGCGGCGGAACGTTTGCCGCTGGTTTCCGATTTCCGGCAGGGACCGGCTCAACTGCCTTGGCCGGAATTGTCCGGATGTGAAAATTTTTCCTCCTTGCTTCTGAGATTGGCCCGGCAATGTTCGGCCGCGGGACGGAGCTGCGAACTTCCGGAAATTTGGCGGCAGCATAACCGGTTGGTCCGGCTGGTTGCCGGCTATCCTTTTTTGGACAGCGTGGCACATGCCCGGCGGCTGGACCTGGCGGCGGCGACACTGCTGTCACCATTGGTGGTGTCCGCCGGACGTGGTGACGTCCCGGATGAAGCGCTGCGGCAACTGGCTGCTGAGCGGCAGGCTGTCGAGATGGCGTTGTTTCAGGCCTTTGTGCGCGGGTTGCAGGAGGAAGCCTACGGGTTGGAGAACGGTTGCTGGCGGGAACAGTATTGCCAGGGACTCTCCTATCGCAACGAGGCCGACTGGAACCGCCTGGTTCATCGTTATGCCAGAGTGCTCGAAGATTTGTACCGGGAGACCGTAAATAATTGCAACGGCACGCTGTGGCCGTCCATTTATCTGCCGCCGCCGCTGCTGGAACGGCGAAGTACCCTGCTGGAATACGCCAGAGCCATGGTTCATTTCCGCGCGGTCAACCGGGGGATTCGTTATTGGCTGGCATTGGAATGTTTCCGCCGTCGGCATGGCCGGCTGCCGGTGCAGCTGGACGAACTGGTGCCGGAATTTCTGGCTGAATTGCCCGAGGATCCCTATAGCGGCCGGCCGTTCGGTTACCGGTTTCCGGCAGGAACGGTGTTCAGTATCGGCTATGATCGCATCGCGGCGGATGGGGCCGGAGATGACCTGGTTTTTCCGCTGACGACGGCCGCCGGCGGAAAAGAGGCCGGGGAGGGGGAGCCGGAGCAATAGATAGGGGAGACTCCTGGAATTTTTTTGCCTTGACGGCCGCCATATTGTTACTGGTCCTCGGGGGCGCGGTGAGTTGGATGCCGGAAGATGCTTTGCTCAATTACTGGGCGTTGCTGATCATGGCCGTGGCGCTCTGGCTGCAACCGGGAATTTTCAGCCGGGCTGCCGCTGTTTTGATAGGGGGCCCGGGCTTGGCGGTGTTCTGGGGATGGCGGAATGGCTGTCCGCCGCATTATCCTCTCTCGATTCCGTTGGGATTCGGCGGCCTCGCGGTCGTATTCATCTACGGCCTGGCGTTGGGACAGGCTTTCCGGTGCTGCGGGCGGAGGCATGACCGTGGCGTTTTATTGTTTGCTGCCGGGCTTTTCCTGATTTTTTCGATTGGATTGAGATTTGAAATGATGCGTTGGAAAATATGGGACGATTTTTTCCTGTCCCGCTGCTGGCTGTGCGGCGGTTTTCTCTATCTGTTGCCGGTCGGGTATCTGGTCGGACGGGTTGGTTTCCTGCTGATGAAGAGACCGTGGATGAAGTCGCTGGCGTGGAAAGGAGGGTGGAGAATACTGGCTTGCATAACTGTTTGCTGGCTGTTGGCGGATTTGTACGGCTCCGGGTGGAATGAATTGTACTGCTTCTGGTTCAGTCCGATGCTGTTGACGGTACTGTTGATTACTTCTCCCCGCCGCCGTCTTTGGCGTCGTTTGCTTCGCTGGCGGAAAAGAATGCCGGGCAGAGGGAGACGAGGAAGAATGGTTTCATGAAGAAAAAATTCCCGCGAAACGCGACTCCGGGCCGGGCGGTCATGAGTGATTCCTGGAATTTTTTATTGGCGATGGAAATGTGCCGAATTCGTCTGATCCTGTTTCACGCCATGTGCGGATTTTTTTACATAAACGGCTTGTGCCGGCCGCCCCTTTCCTATTTCAAACAGTTGCTATGGTAAAAAGGAATGAGGTAGCGGTTATGAAATGAAAGAGGCTGATTCTCAAAGATGTGATACTGTAAAATAAGACATCGGCTCTGACGGACAGAGTCATGCAGACAGTTAAAACATCACAAAAGGAGACATCAGCCATGAGAAAATGTAGCACGGTATCGTTCGAAGGTCAAGTGATATTTGTCGGAATTGATGTGCACAAGGAAAGTTGGGTGGTGAATTTGCGGCATTGCCACCGTGAACTGGACAAGTTCAGCATGAATCCGAGCCCTGAGATGTTGGCGAAGTATCTGAAGATGAACTATCCGGGCGCCGAGTACCGGAGCGTTTACGAGGCAGGATTCAGCGGATTCTGGGCGCACCGGCGATTGTGTGAGCTCGGGATTGAGAATATCGTAATCAACCCGGCGGACGTGCCGACCAGCGGCAAGGAGCGCGACCGCAAGAACGATGCGGTGGACAGCCGAAAATTGGCGCGGGAACTGGAGAACCGGACATTGGAAGGGATCTATATTCCGCCTGAAGATAATTTGGAATTGAGAAACCTGGTCAGACGTGAAACGAAACTGACCGGCAATATAACCAGGGTCAAAAACCGGATCAAAGGACACCTGAATTTTATGGGGTTGAAGTTTGGAAGTTGGTCTGGAAGTTCTTTGAAAATGATGTATGCGGACGCGGCAAAGCGTTACGATTATGCCTTGCAGAGCATGTTGCGGGAACTGCGTTTTCTCAGAGAAGAGAAACTGCATGTGATCCGCGATGAACGGCGGTGTCTGAAGCGTTTGAAGCGCGACAAAGTACAGAAGCATCTACAGAGTATACCTGGCGTCGGGTTTCATACGGCGGTGATGCTGCAGGCCGAATTGTGGGACTTGCTGCGCTTTGAAGACAAGGATTCGCTGAGCTCGTATGTGGGATTCGCACCGAGGTTGGTCGGCAGCGGCGAACACGAGGCCGTCAAATCCGCCGGGAATCGCAAGAAAAAGCAACTGCATGCCATCCTGATCCAGTCGGCGTGGAGGTCGGTGTCGTACAATCTGGAGATTCGGGCCAGATATGGAGCCTTGCTTCATAAGGGGGCCAGTCCACAACGGGCTATTTCGATCATCGGCAAGAAATTGCTCTATGCGCTTCGGGCCGTGTGGCTCCAGGAACGTGATTACATGGTATCCGCAAGTGAATAAGATTTAAGTAGTTTCGGAGATTCTGTTTGCTGTGACTGTGAAATTCGGTTCTTTTTAACACGTCGTTCGTTTGCTCCTTGATCCGAGGGGATCATGTAAAACAGTTTGCGAGTGCTATTTCAGAGTGGAACAGCAAAATGCGAAACCTTGAATTCATTCAAGAGTTGTCGTCAATAATAGTGTCCGATTTTTGCCCGAACCGCAACCAGAAGATAATCTTTAATTGGAAGACTGTAAAAATATTTACAGATGGAAGTCCTCTGCCCTTTGAGGCGGAGTTTCGCAAATAACAACAAATAACAGGAAAAATACAAACAAAGAAAGAGTCAGTCTCTTGACTTTTTCATAATGGGAGCTTGAAAGGCGGCCGGCTCAAAAACTCCGGCCGCTTTTCAACCGTGCGGTTACCGGGCCGCTTCCTTCCCCTTGGCTTCGAGCCCTTTGGTGTAGGCGGCAATCTGGTCGGTGAGTTTTTTGACCGATTCGCCCAGCTTTTTGGCCTCGTCTTTCAACTTGGTCGATTCATCGCTGAGTATTTCCGTCAGCGGAATGTCCTTGATCTTGGCCGCCAACTTGTCAAGTTCGGCTTTCTTGGCTTCCAGTGCCTTCTGGCATGCTTCAATTTGCGCTTTGATTTGCGCTTCGTTCAGCTTCGGCAGCTCGGCTTCGATTTGTGCCACCGTTTTGGTTTCATCGACTTTGGCATTGTCGCCGCAGCCGGTCAATACTCCGGCCGCCATTACGGCCGCCGCCATCCAGACAAAAAAACCTTTCATAATAGAATCATCCTCTCGCTAT harbors:
- a CDS encoding AraC family transcriptional regulator: MGNVSNFPIFSQASYFKDSKNVQFHSHPATELIYLVRGECEVTLNNKNVLATPGTLLIISPETEHNQINHGHVETLFVVFSVEPSFFDSSTRVLQVEKDRWIVHLVHDICELSIQTNYDLCDGLIYSLIKRIKQFEKEQADSQDLHPALQKALEYIERNFARNFELSDVARHANVSQSHLKTLFVRRFGHSPLLFIQNFRMAHARQLLLNSYLAVSDVAAACGYNDPNYFSRAFRKIHHCTPSRYRLIVEERKEHANDFIRL
- a CDS encoding IS110 family transposase, which gives rise to MRKCSTVSFEGQVIFVGIDVHKESWVVNLRHCHRELDKFSMNPSPEMLAKYLKMNYPGAEYRSVYEAGFSGFWAHRRLCELGIENIVINPADVPTSGKERDRKNDAVDSRKLARELENRTLEGIYIPPEDNLELRNLVRRETKLTGNITRVKNRIKGHLNFMGLKFGSWSGSSLKMMYADAAKRYDYALQSMLRELRFLREEKLHVIRDERRCLKRLKRDKVQKHLQSIPGVGFHTAVMLQAELWDLLRFEDKDSLSSYVGFAPRLVGSGEHEAVKSAGNRKKKQLHAILIQSAWRSVSYNLEIRARYGALLHKGASPQRAISIIGKKLLYALRAVWLQERDYMVSASE